The following coding sequences lie in one Ostrea edulis chromosome 8, xbOstEdul1.1, whole genome shotgun sequence genomic window:
- the LOC125661141 gene encoding uncharacterized protein LOC125661141 has protein sequence MVKGFLFKHIATDRRSRRKEVKVPPVLRKSLESDLKTNGADNPGKRKRGISKYLPIKRGRNGNFPGIKQTLVSFDFEPKELNCHRFVSTRLQCILDSSDVNIDIDIEKGLLLIHHSSVSVRDICLQLFESQPSCEKPNEDGIFRRNTVVVCYVDENLEKNKELMGNLSKSVDMSHLFFVIDGSTSIGRVLENSKLKVSLNQIIIQTSQMSRVYQKMYEDLERNVEDVRKIIDTLPQESEIHPLSRKLAYIEKKLTERKKPKHISENCRKKLESALDFGVIAYRTDSKSLTVYINQPRTRSLDAKLRDLEKNCSPLVLRCCRVQTPVYRPHSLQAGCRVETEGQNVLGTIGIFGKKVLEHAEQDIAITSAHVIWEGCHARVHVEGGDKEIGQCIWPPKPPEGNLEGKILDMAVIEMRSDLAENISTSENIYVYTGQKHELEFQRVYKRGWKTDETHGDIDIPQFNMFGKTVMVITTGDGRNFSEPGDSGALVLTKKGQQLFALGLIFGDDLKFRESDEDFPVNASIAIYLDDAITKFEEESKRGKIKIQRY, from the exons ATGGTGAAAGGTTTTTTATTCAAGCACATAGCAACTGACAGAAGATCGCGAAGGAAAGAAGTAAA AGTCCCACCAGTGTTAAGAAAAAGCCTTGAAAGCGACCTAAAGACAAATGGCGCAGATAATCCTGGGAAAAGGAAACGCGGTATCAGCAAATATTTGCCCATAAA gcGAGGAAGAAATGGAAATTTTCCGGGTATAAAACAAACCCTTGTTTCCTTTGACTTTGAGCCTAAGGAACTAAACTGTCACCGTTTCGTGTCAACAAGACTGCAGTGCATATTGGATTCCAGTGACGTCAACAtagatattgatattgaaaaagggCTGTTGCTAATACATCATTCAAGTGTTTCTGTCAGAGATATCTGTCTGCAACTTTTCGAGTCTCAACCATCATGTGAAAAACCAAACGAAG atgGAATTTTCCGTAGAAACACAGTTGTCGTATGTTACGTCGACGAGAATCTTGAAAAGAATAAG GAATTGATGGGAAACCTGTCGAAATCGGTAGATATGAGTCATCTATTCTTTGTAATTGACGGGTCGACGTCAATAGGAAGAGTTCTGGAGAATAGCAAATTGAAAGTGTCCCTAAATCAAATCATCATTCAGACATCCCAAATGTCACGGGTATATCAGAAGATGTATGAAGATTTAGAGAGAAATGTTGAGGACGTAAGGAAAATAATAGACACCCTACCACAGGAAAGCGAAATACACCCATTAAGTAGAAAATTGGCATATATTGAAAAGAAGCTTACAGAACGGAAGAAGCCCAAACATATCTCAGAAAACTGTAGAAAGAAACTAGAAAG TGCTCTGGATTTTGGAGTTATTGCATACAGAACAGACAGTAAAAGCCTTACAGTTTATATAAACCAACCACGGACAAGATCACTCGATGCAAAGCTACGCGATTTAGAAAAGAACTGCTCACCCTTGGTTTTGCGGTGTTGTAGAGTCCAAACACCGGTTTACAGACCACATTCCCTGCAAGCTGGCTGCCGGGTAGAAACTGAGGGTCAGAATGTGTTAGGAACGATTGGAATATTTGGAAAGAAAGTTCTGGAACATGCGGAGCAGGATATTGCGATCACGTCTGCGCATGTCATATGGGAAGGTTGCCATGCAAGGGTACACGTAGAAGGCGGTGATAAAGAAATAGGTCAATGTATTTGGCCACCAAAACCTCCCGAAGGAAACTTGGAAGGCAAAATTCTGGACATGGCAGTTATTGAAATGAGGTCGGACCTGGCTGAAAACATCTCAACTTCAgaaaatatttatgtttatacTGGTCAAAAACACGAATTAGAATTCCAAAGAGTTTACAAACGTGGATGGAAAACGGATGAAACGCATGGCGATATCGATATCCCGCAATTCAACATGTTTGGTAAAACGGTAATGGTGATTACAACAGGGGATGGCCGAAACTTTTCTGAACCTGGTGACAGTGGTGCCCTTGTACTCACTAAGAAAGGACAACAGCTTTTTGCTCTAGGATTGATATTTGGAGACGATTTAAAATTTCGAGAGAGTGATGAGGATTTCCCGGTCAATGCTTCCATAGCAATATATCTTGATGACGCAATCACCAAGTTTGAAGAGGAAAGTAAGAGAGGGAAGATTAAAATTCAGCGATATTAG